From the genome of Miscanthus floridulus cultivar M001 chromosome 10, ASM1932011v1, whole genome shotgun sequence, one region includes:
- the LOC136488917 gene encoding uncharacterized mitochondrial protein AtMg00810-like produces the protein MKATVQMSDLGPLSFYLGIEVHQDDSRITLRQTTYAKHVVELAGLTDCNPALTPMEERLKLSCDSMTEEVDATQYRRLVGSLRYLAHTRLDLAFSVGYVSQFMQRPTMEHQ, from the coding sequence atgaaggccaccgtcCAGATGAGTGActtggggcctctctccttctacctgggaatcgaggtgcaccaggatgactctaggatcacgcttcgacagactaCCTATGCCAagcacgtcgttgagctagctgggctcaccgactgcaacccagctctcactccgatggaggagaggctaaaGCTGAGCTGTGATAGCATGACAGaagaggtggacgctacgcagtaccggcgtcttgtggggagccttcgctacctcgcccacacacggctggacttggcattctccgtcggctatgtTAGtcagttcatgcagcgaccgacgatggAGCACCAgtag
- the LOC136488918 gene encoding uncharacterized protein yields the protein MLPVKATLSIDSSTTVTVRTSSSSATAMRASSRSAASSSAPVWAAAAFVGMRGSSRSATAMRASFRSAASASAPVWAAATLVGMHGCPRSTTTVRAFSRSATSASAPAHCTARARAASFSSSSRSASAVSSAEMELSMLPRRASTSAATARAASASALAAVSSAAASLDALATAAAVSAATHSRSSVAASLASYRRRVLEATEH from the coding sequence atgcTACCTGTGaaggccacgctctccatcgactcATCTACCACCGTCACCGTGCGCACCTCCTCCAGCAGCGCCACCgccatgcgcgcctcctccaggagcgccgccagctcGTCCGCGCCTGTTTGGGCTGCCGCCGCGTTCGTGGGCATGCGCGGCTCCTCCAGGAGTGCCACCGCCATGCGCGCCTCCTttaggagcgccgccagcgcgtccgcgcctgtttgggctgccgccacgctcgtgggcatgcacggctgccccaggagcacCACCACCGTGCGTGCCttctccaggagcgccaccagcGCATCCGCGCCTGCCCACTgcaccgcccgcgctcgcgctgcctcattctctagcagctcgagatcCGCGTcagcggtgtcgtcagcggaaatggagctgtcgatgctgccgcgcagagcctcgacctccgctgccacCGCACGCGCTGCTTCTGCGTCTGCTCTGGCTGCTgtcagctccgccgctgccagcctcgatgcCCTTGccaccgccgcagcggtctctgccgccacTCACTCGCGTTCCTCTGTCGCGGCAAGTTTGGCCTCctaccgacgccgcgtgctcgaggcgaccgagcactga